From a region of the Haloferax volcanii DS2 genome:
- a CDS encoding class I SAM-dependent methyltransferase — protein sequence MDVPTTVTAALDDRPVRGAVCLEAGAGTGNATAGLLDAGAKQVYAVTNDPEHATIVRDRVAPSPTDRARTAVLEADVRSLPLADDSVGIVTAHGLFNLVGPASVAAVARELTRVAAPGCHLVVDDYEPLPDDAAIRELFALENAASQLARGRPALTFYPADALGALFSGYGWRFDRELTLLDPVPWSASHVEAHASVATSFAADVPDPMGGWLADEAERVADAVESESAGEMYSVAMRLSDSVAADAPE from the coding sequence ATGGACGTTCCAACGACCGTCACGGCCGCCCTCGACGACCGGCCGGTCCGGGGCGCGGTCTGTCTGGAGGCCGGCGCGGGGACCGGCAACGCCACCGCCGGACTCCTCGACGCGGGCGCAAAACAGGTCTACGCCGTCACCAACGACCCCGAGCACGCGACAATCGTCCGCGACCGGGTGGCCCCGTCGCCGACGGACCGAGCGAGGACCGCAGTGCTGGAGGCGGATGTTCGAAGCCTCCCGCTCGCAGACGATTCGGTCGGTATCGTCACTGCTCACGGGCTGTTCAACCTCGTCGGTCCAGCGTCGGTCGCCGCCGTCGCGCGCGAGCTGACGCGGGTCGCCGCGCCCGGCTGTCACCTCGTCGTCGACGACTACGAACCGCTCCCCGACGACGCCGCGATTCGGGAGCTGTTCGCGCTCGAAAACGCGGCGAGCCAGTTGGCCCGCGGGCGACCCGCGCTGACGTTCTATCCGGCCGACGCGCTCGGGGCGCTGTTCTCGGGATACGGCTGGCGCTTCGACCGCGAACTGACCCTGCTCGACCCGGTCCCGTGGTCCGCGAGTCACGTCGAGGCGCATGCGTCGGTGGCGACATCGTTCGCGGCCGACGTTCCCGACCCGATGGGCGGGTGGCTCGCGGACGAGGCCGAGCGCGTCGCCGACGCGGTCGAATCGGAGTCCGCGGGCGAGATGTACAGCGTGGCGATGCGGCTGTCCGACTCGGTGGCGGCGGACGCTCCCGAATAG
- a CDS encoding HpcH/HpaI aldolase family protein: MVATPSSNALRARIEAGGVALGVLDNAYCPTLVEFYGELGLDFVWLDLEHGGPSPLDSGAMEDLLRAAERTGIEPLVRLPTTDPEFVRKALDLGVRNVFLPRVESAEEVRKAVRSARFTYGDGPGDRGLASPRARRWGLADDYVAGEDRETLVGVTIETAESLADLDAILDVPELGFVFIGPFDLSVALGHPGEIDHPDVQEAVERIRSAAVDAGVPVGGLGFGMDDVNEKAENGYQLINLGSTTGALKGVVDGWFDAVTFDREE; this comes from the coding sequence ATGGTAGCGACACCATCATCGAACGCGCTCCGCGCCCGAATCGAGGCCGGCGGCGTCGCGCTCGGCGTCCTCGACAACGCCTACTGCCCGACGCTCGTGGAGTTCTACGGCGAACTCGGTCTCGACTTCGTGTGGCTCGACCTCGAACACGGCGGCCCCAGCCCGCTCGACTCGGGCGCGATGGAAGACCTCCTCCGCGCGGCGGAACGAACCGGCATCGAGCCGCTGGTTCGGCTCCCGACGACCGACCCCGAGTTCGTCCGGAAGGCCCTCGACCTCGGCGTCAGGAACGTCTTCCTCCCGCGCGTTGAGTCGGCCGAGGAGGTGCGCAAGGCGGTTCGGTCGGCCCGCTTCACCTACGGCGACGGCCCCGGCGACCGCGGCCTCGCGTCGCCGCGCGCCCGCCGCTGGGGACTCGCAGACGACTACGTTGCAGGTGAGGACCGCGAGACGCTCGTCGGCGTGACCATCGAGACCGCCGAGTCGCTTGCGGACCTCGACGCGATTCTCGACGTGCCCGAACTGGGCTTCGTCTTCATCGGGCCGTTCGACCTCTCGGTGGCGCTCGGCCACCCCGGCGAGATAGACCACCCGGACGTGCAGGAGGCGGTCGAGCGCATCCGCTCGGCCGCGGTCGATGCGGGCGTCCCCGTCGGCGGCCTCGGCTTCGGCATGGACGACGTAAACGAGAAGGCGGAAAACGGCTATCAGCTCATCAATCTCGGCAGTACCACGGGCGCACTCAAGGGCGTCGTCGACGGCTGGTTCGACGCCGTGACGTTCGACCGCGAGGAGTAG
- the thiD gene encoding bifunctional hydroxymethylpyrimidine kinase/phosphomethylpyrimidine kinase: MTGTAPDPQTPPYALTIASSDSGGGAGIQADLKTMTRLGVYGGSVIVAATAQNTRGVEGSHVLPTESIRAQYEAVADDFDIAAVKLGMLATVEAVETVADCLADYDGPVVLDPVMVATSGDRLLDEDAVDAYDALFAQATLVTPNADEAEALTGVFPDSPAPVSEAADWFFDRGADAVLLKGGHVATDGDTVVDTLVTSTETTTFVNPRIDATATHGSGCTLSSAVTARLARGDDLTDAVRHGIEFTRATLAEPADVGEGAGSVNHLVGVGDGWTPDES, from the coding sequence ATGACGGGAACCGCGCCCGACCCGCAGACGCCGCCGTACGCCCTCACCATCGCCTCCAGCGACTCCGGCGGCGGCGCGGGTATCCAGGCCGACCTGAAGACGATGACCCGACTCGGCGTCTACGGCGGGTCGGTCATCGTGGCCGCAACCGCCCAGAACACCCGCGGCGTCGAGGGGTCGCACGTCCTCCCGACCGAGTCGATTCGCGCCCAGTACGAGGCCGTCGCCGACGACTTCGACATCGCCGCCGTCAAACTCGGGATGCTGGCGACCGTCGAGGCGGTCGAGACGGTCGCCGACTGCCTCGCCGACTACGACGGCCCGGTCGTCCTCGACCCCGTGATGGTCGCCACCTCCGGCGACCGACTGCTGGACGAGGACGCCGTCGACGCCTACGACGCTCTGTTCGCGCAGGCGACGCTCGTGACCCCGAACGCCGACGAGGCCGAGGCGCTGACGGGCGTGTTCCCCGACTCGCCGGCACCCGTCTCCGAGGCCGCCGACTGGTTCTTCGACCGGGGCGCCGACGCCGTGCTCTTGAAGGGCGGCCACGTCGCCACCGACGGCGACACCGTGGTCGACACGCTCGTCACGTCGACGGAGACGACGACGTTCGTCAACCCGCGCATCGACGCGACGGCGACCCACGGGTCGGGCTGTACGCTTTCGAGCGCCGTCACCGCCCGCCTCGCCCGCGGCGACGACCTCACAGACGCGGTCCGGCACGGCATCGAGTTCACGCGTGCGACCCTCGCTGAACCCGCCGACGTGGGCGAGGGCGCGGGGAGCGTGAACCACCTCGTCGGCGTCGGCGACGGCTGGACGCCCGACGAGTCGTAA
- the thiM gene encoding hydroxyethylthiazole kinase has protein sequence MSGRDGSDGAGGSGGSDDATGAGGVPDVALDEALAAVAGEQPLINSVTNDVTVNDVANVTLYWGGLPVMSDDEREVGDMVGIADGCLLNMGTVSESGEATMLTAGRAANDHGVPLVIDPVGVGATPTRDRVADRLVTDLDVDVLNGNYGEISALAGDDAEVRGVESVGEYAEIAAAAVECARKTGAVVVASGETDIVATEEAAFEVDTGHSMMGAVVGTGCMLGATLAVFGAALDDSLSAALSGTAAYGLAGELAAEGAFGDYRGPASYKTAFLDAVAGLADASTPDIADRIDRIEVR, from the coding sequence ATGAGCGGACGCGACGGCTCGGACGGCGCGGGTGGGTCGGGCGGGTCGGACGACGCGACCGGTGCGGGCGGCGTCCCCGACGTGGCGCTGGACGAAGCGCTCGCCGCCGTCGCGGGCGAACAACCGCTCATCAACTCGGTCACGAACGACGTGACGGTCAACGACGTGGCGAACGTCACGCTCTACTGGGGCGGCCTGCCGGTCATGTCCGACGACGAGCGCGAGGTCGGCGATATGGTCGGCATTGCGGACGGCTGTCTGCTCAACATGGGGACCGTGAGCGAGTCGGGCGAGGCGACGATGCTGACCGCCGGCCGAGCCGCGAACGACCACGGCGTTCCCCTCGTCATCGACCCCGTGGGCGTCGGCGCGACCCCGACGCGCGACCGGGTCGCGGACCGCCTCGTCACCGACCTCGATGTGGACGTGCTCAACGGCAACTACGGCGAAATCTCCGCGCTCGCCGGCGACGACGCCGAGGTCCGCGGCGTCGAGTCGGTCGGGGAGTACGCCGAAATTGCCGCCGCGGCCGTCGAGTGCGCCCGGAAGACCGGCGCGGTCGTCGTCGCCTCCGGCGAGACCGACATCGTCGCCACCGAGGAGGCAGCTTTCGAGGTCGACACCGGCCACTCGATGATGGGCGCGGTCGTCGGCACCGGCTGTATGCTCGGCGCGACGCTCGCCGTGTTCGGGGCCGCCCTCGACGACTCGCTTTCGGCGGCGCTCTCCGGGACCGCGGCGTACGGACTCGCGGGCGAACTCGCCGCCGAGGGCGCGTTCGGGGACTACCGCGGCCCGGCGAGCTACAAAACCGCCTTCCTCGACGCGGTCGCGGGACTCGCGGACGCCTCGACGCCAGACATCGCCGACCGAATCGACCGAATCGAGGTGCGGTAG
- the thiE gene encoding thiamine phosphate synthase — MGTYLVTQSDRSGGRSTPDVVRAAVDGGIDVVQLREKHASARDRYEVGRELRAVTADAGVPLVVNDRVDIAAAIDADGVHLGDDDVPVSVAREQLGEGAIVGRSVSTVAGARAAEEAGADYLGVGAVFATDTKETNPEQSEIGTERVSAIAEAVSIPFVGIGGVTPDNAADVVAAGADGVAVVSAITAADDPADATRHLADSVAAGRNRR, encoded by the coding sequence ATGGGAACCTATCTGGTCACGCAGTCGGACCGCTCCGGCGGGCGGTCGACGCCGGACGTGGTGCGGGCCGCGGTCGACGGCGGCATCGATGTCGTGCAACTCAGGGAGAAGCACGCGAGCGCCCGCGACCGCTACGAGGTCGGCCGCGAGCTTCGCGCCGTGACGGCCGACGCGGGCGTCCCGCTCGTCGTCAACGACCGGGTCGACATCGCGGCCGCAATCGACGCCGACGGCGTCCACCTCGGCGACGACGACGTGCCCGTCTCGGTCGCGCGCGAACAGCTCGGCGAGGGCGCAATCGTCGGCCGGTCGGTCTCGACCGTCGCGGGCGCGAGAGCCGCCGAGGAGGCCGGCGCGGACTACCTCGGCGTCGGCGCGGTGTTCGCCACCGACACGAAGGAGACGAACCCGGAGCAGTCCGAAATCGGGACCGAGCGCGTGTCGGCCATCGCTGAAGCCGTCTCGATTCCGTTCGTCGGTATCGGCGGCGTCACGCCCGACAACGCCGCCGACGTGGTCGCCGCCGGAGCCGACGGCGTCGCGGTCGTGTCGGCCATCACCGCCGCTGACGACCCCGCCGACGCGACCCGCCACCTCGCTGATTCGGTCGCCGCCGGGAGGAACCGCCGATGA